One Candidatus Poribacteria bacterium genomic region harbors:
- a CDS encoding tetratricopeptide repeat protein: MHNLTDYATKVATWVITLCLCVLNGHFAIAQNAYELGATALQQGDYAEAVRYFTDAGKDEKTLARLGYTYSQLGRYADAARAYQDVLRFDTDEERSLEAEVAASQALLGLGYIAYRQGRFDEAMRYYMELVQRGTAGVVEAHHNLGRIYAERGEIENAIAEQRQAVKGNPEFADAHYHLGILYSRKQEWGAAIEVYQKAVALAPTMPNVHYQLARCYRQIGDTLAAEAAMQRFHDLKSTDVEIQRGVEAVFVADADEKAEVLLRLANVYVKHEKYEAAVRAFERVHNYSTSDIHAAQVSAGLAKIALDQGDAAQAIVRYERAVQLGLETAEIYHNLGIVYMQSRDGENALKRFHSALEINADLPESLLMLGVLYAANSDFEASETYYQQAIELSPDTAMAHHGLAYLYGQHSRNLEKAVELARHATELSPNSAPYHNTLSWLYYKVGRYKEAEMAILKAVELAPDNPLYQEGLAEIRQREK; this comes from the coding sequence ATGCACAATCTAACAGATTATGCTACGAAAGTGGCGACTTGGGTTATTACATTATGCCTCTGCGTCTTAAACGGACATTTTGCTATTGCCCAGAACGCTTACGAGTTAGGAGCAACAGCACTCCAGCAGGGCGACTATGCGGAAGCCGTTCGGTACTTTACCGATGCCGGGAAAGATGAAAAGACGCTTGCTCGTTTAGGGTACACCTATTCCCAGTTGGGTCGCTACGCCGATGCCGCCCGCGCTTATCAGGACGTACTTCGCTTTGATACAGACGAGGAACGCAGCTTAGAAGCCGAAGTTGCGGCATCGCAAGCACTGTTGGGATTGGGGTACATCGCTTATCGACAAGGTAGGTTTGATGAAGCGATGCGATACTATATGGAATTGGTGCAGCGAGGCACGGCGGGTGTCGTCGAGGCACATCACAATCTCGGTCGCATCTATGCAGAACGTGGAGAGATCGAGAACGCAATTGCTGAGCAACGGCAAGCCGTCAAGGGGAATCCTGAATTTGCCGATGCGCATTATCACCTCGGTATCCTTTACAGCCGAAAACAGGAGTGGGGTGCGGCAATTGAAGTGTATCAGAAAGCTGTTGCGTTAGCACCGACGATGCCGAATGTCCATTACCAACTCGCTCGCTGCTATCGACAGATCGGAGATACATTGGCTGCTGAAGCGGCAATGCAGCGGTTTCATGACTTAAAATCTACAGATGTGGAAATCCAGAGAGGCGTTGAGGCGGTTTTTGTCGCCGATGCCGACGAGAAAGCGGAGGTACTACTCAGACTCGCGAATGTTTATGTCAAGCACGAGAAATACGAAGCGGCTGTCCGCGCGTTTGAACGCGTTCACAACTATAGCACTTCGGATATCCACGCTGCGCAGGTGTCCGCTGGACTCGCGAAGATCGCGTTAGATCAAGGAGACGCTGCACAGGCAATTGTTCGCTATGAACGTGCGGTTCAACTCGGTTTGGAGACAGCGGAGATTTACCACAATCTCGGTATCGTCTATATGCAAAGTCGGGATGGAGAGAATGCCTTAAAGCGGTTTCACAGCGCACTTGAAATCAACGCCGATTTGCCAGAATCACTGCTGATGCTGGGTGTGCTCTATGCTGCGAACAGTGATTTTGAAGCATCGGAGACGTATTACCAACAGGCGATAGAACTCTCGCCAGACACGGCAATGGCGCACCACGGACTCGCTTATCTCTATGGGCAACACAGTCGCAACTTAGAAAAAGCGGTCGAATTGGCACGCCACGCCACAGAATTATCACCCAATTCTGCCCCATATCATAACACCTTATCGTGGTTATATTACAAGGTCGGAAGATACAAAGAAGCAGAAATGGCAATTTTAAAAGCGGTTGAACTCGCACCGGATAACCCGCTTTATCAAGAAGGTTTGGCGGAAATCCGACAGCGCGAGAAATAA